From Gordonia crocea, the proteins below share one genomic window:
- a CDS encoding bifunctional methylenetetrahydrofolate dehydrogenase/methenyltetrahydrofolate cyclohydrolase, whose protein sequence is MTATRLDGIATRDEIFTDLAARVERLKAAGIEPGLGTILVGDDPGSQSYVRGKHADCAKIGVTSIRRDLPADITTEQLNAAIDDLNADPACTGYIVQLPLPRHLDENAALERIDPAKDADGLHPINLGRLVLGEESTLPCTPRGVVHLLRRYDIPIDGAKVVVVGRGVTIGRPIGLLLTRRSENATVTLCHTGTRDLAAETRRADIIVAAAGVGHLIKPDMVAPGAAVVDVGVSRGDDGKLVGDVHPDVWEVAGAVSPNPGGVGPLTRAFLLVNIVERAEAQLAAREA, encoded by the coding sequence GTGACAGCGACACGACTCGACGGCATCGCCACGCGCGATGAGATTTTCACCGACCTCGCAGCGCGGGTCGAGCGGCTCAAGGCCGCCGGCATCGAACCCGGCCTGGGCACGATCCTCGTCGGCGACGACCCGGGGTCGCAGTCTTATGTCCGCGGCAAGCACGCCGACTGCGCGAAGATCGGGGTCACCTCGATCCGTCGGGACCTCCCGGCCGACATCACGACCGAGCAGCTGAACGCGGCGATCGACGATCTCAACGCCGACCCGGCGTGTACCGGCTACATCGTCCAACTGCCGCTGCCGCGCCACCTCGACGAGAACGCGGCGCTCGAGCGGATCGACCCGGCGAAGGACGCCGACGGCCTGCACCCGATCAACCTGGGCCGCCTGGTCCTGGGCGAGGAGTCGACGCTGCCGTGTACCCCGCGCGGCGTGGTCCACCTGCTGCGGCGCTACGACATCCCGATCGACGGCGCGAAGGTCGTCGTCGTCGGCCGCGGGGTCACCATCGGCCGTCCGATCGGACTGCTGCTGACCCGGCGCAGCGAGAACGCCACGGTGACGTTGTGCCACACCGGCACCCGCGACCTGGCCGCCGAGACGCGGCGGGCCGACATCATCGTCGCCGCGGCCGGCGTCGGACACCTGATCAAGCCCGACATGGTCGCACCGGGGGCGGCGGTCGTCGACGTCGGGGTGAGCCGCGGCGACGACGGGAAACTCGTCGGCGACGTCCACCCCGACGTGTGGGAGGTGGCCGGTGCGGTGTCGCCGAACCCGGGCGGTGTGGGTCCGCTGACCCGCGCCTTCCTCCTGGTCAACATCGTCGAGCGCGCCGAGGCCCAGTTGGCGGCCCGGGAGGCCTGA
- a CDS encoding error-prone DNA polymerase has product MGWHNGPPSWAEMERVLSGRPRPSDGRPGETFPPPYGRQIPDQHIDDQHIDDEGVPDGGDSPAWSRKRESYLADETVRPVRSAVPFAELHAHSAFSFLDGASTPEEMVEEAVRLDLKALALTDHNGFYGVVRFAEAAREFGLPTVFGAELSLGYDTGFTPTRTGVADPPGEHLLVLARGPEGYRRLSRVMAAAHMRGGEKGLLSYDLDELSECAGQWLILTGCRKGALRRALDRGGPEAARRALAELIDRFGHDNVAVELTSTAQPDDDERNALLTDIAAGAGVPVVAATGAHFAGPDRRRLAIALAAIRARTDIETIDGWMPGVGGAHLRSGDEMARLVRAHPEALDNAVNLAADCAFELGLIAPALPPFDVGAGHTEISWLRELTMAGAARRYGSPSQHPQAYRQIEHELAIIAQLDFPGYFLVVHDIVEFCRRNDILCQGRGSAANSAVCFALGITSVDPVANQLLFERFLSPERDGPPDIDVDIESDRREEAIQYVYARYGRDYSAQVANVITYRRRSAVRDTARALGYATGQQDAWSRMPDEAPDDVVDLAAQIGGLPRHLGIHSGGMVICDRPIADVCPTEWARMPGRSVLQWDKDDCAAIGLVKFDLLGLGMLSALHYAIDLVAEHKGITVDLARIDLTEAAVYDMLCRADSVGVFQVESRAQMATLPRLKPRTFFDLVVEVALIRPGPIQGGSVHPYIRRRNGLEPVRYDHPALERSLARTLGVPLFQEQLMQMAVDVAGFSAAEADQLRRAMGSKRSPEKMAALRQRFFDGMERLHGITGEAAERIYEKMAAFANFGFPESHSQSFASLVFYSAWFKLHHPAAFCAALLRAQPMGFYSPQSLVADARRHGVEVHRPDLNASLPDATLEASGTQVRLGLAGVRSIGDEAAQRIVAERSAHGPFADFDDAAGRVELTQAQWEALATAGALDSFGMSRRQALWAAGEASRRRRDHLPLRAGSPAPELPGLSTVELAAADAWATGITPTSYPTQYLRPRLQALGVVPADQLLAVDDGARVLVAGAVTHRQRPATASGVTFINLEDETGMVNVVCSVGLWRKYRELAHTATALVIRGKVQNAEGAVTVVADRMQKLDLRIGTRSRDWC; this is encoded by the coding sequence GTGGGATGGCATAACGGACCGCCGAGTTGGGCGGAGATGGAGCGGGTGCTCTCCGGGCGCCCGCGCCCATCGGATGGGCGGCCCGGGGAGACTTTTCCCCCGCCGTACGGCCGGCAGATCCCCGATCAGCACATCGACGATCAGCACATCGACGACGAGGGGGTGCCCGACGGTGGCGACTCGCCGGCATGGTCGCGCAAACGGGAGTCCTACCTCGCCGACGAGACGGTGCGCCCGGTCCGTTCGGCGGTCCCGTTCGCCGAACTCCACGCCCACAGTGCGTTCAGCTTCCTCGACGGGGCGTCGACTCCCGAGGAGATGGTTGAGGAGGCCGTCCGGCTGGACCTGAAGGCGCTCGCGCTCACCGATCACAACGGTTTCTACGGGGTGGTGCGCTTCGCCGAGGCGGCGCGCGAGTTCGGGCTCCCGACGGTGTTCGGCGCCGAGCTCTCCCTGGGGTACGACACCGGGTTCACCCCGACCCGGACCGGCGTCGCCGATCCGCCGGGGGAACACCTGCTGGTCCTCGCCCGCGGACCGGAGGGGTACCGGCGCCTGTCGCGGGTGATGGCCGCGGCGCACATGCGCGGCGGGGAGAAGGGACTGCTGAGCTACGACCTCGACGAGTTGTCCGAGTGTGCCGGACAGTGGCTGATCCTCACCGGCTGCCGCAAAGGGGCGCTGCGCCGCGCGCTCGACCGCGGTGGCCCCGAAGCCGCCCGCCGCGCGCTCGCGGAGCTGATCGACCGTTTCGGCCATGACAACGTCGCCGTCGAACTCACCTCCACCGCCCAGCCCGACGACGATGAGCGCAACGCGCTCTTGACCGACATCGCCGCCGGTGCCGGGGTACCCGTCGTCGCGGCGACCGGCGCACACTTCGCCGGACCGGACCGGCGGCGGCTGGCGATAGCCCTGGCCGCGATCCGGGCCCGGACCGACATCGAGACGATCGACGGTTGGATGCCCGGCGTCGGCGGCGCCCATCTGCGCAGCGGCGACGAGATGGCCCGGCTGGTGCGGGCGCACCCCGAGGCGCTCGACAACGCGGTGAACCTGGCGGCCGACTGCGCCTTCGAGCTGGGGCTCATCGCGCCGGCGCTGCCGCCGTTCGACGTCGGGGCCGGGCACACCGAGATCAGTTGGCTGCGGGAACTGACCATGGCCGGCGCGGCGCGGCGCTACGGAAGCCCGTCGCAGCACCCGCAGGCCTACCGGCAGATCGAGCACGAACTGGCGATCATCGCCCAACTCGACTTCCCGGGCTATTTCCTGGTGGTCCACGACATCGTCGAGTTCTGCCGGCGCAACGACATCCTGTGCCAGGGCCGCGGCAGCGCCGCGAACTCCGCGGTCTGCTTCGCGCTCGGGATCACCTCGGTGGACCCGGTGGCCAACCAGTTGCTCTTCGAGCGGTTCCTGTCCCCGGAGCGCGACGGCCCGCCCGACATCGACGTCGATATCGAATCCGACCGACGCGAGGAGGCGATCCAATACGTCTACGCCCGATACGGGCGGGACTACAGCGCCCAGGTCGCCAACGTCATCACCTACCGGCGGCGGTCGGCGGTGCGCGACACCGCGCGCGCCCTGGGATATGCCACCGGCCAGCAGGACGCGTGGAGCCGGATGCCCGACGAGGCCCCCGACGACGTGGTGGACCTCGCCGCCCAGATCGGCGGCCTGCCCCGGCACCTGGGCATCCACTCCGGCGGAATGGTGATCTGCGATCGGCCGATCGCCGACGTCTGTCCCACCGAGTGGGCGCGGATGCCGGGCCGCAGCGTGCTGCAGTGGGACAAGGACGACTGTGCGGCCATCGGGTTGGTGAAGTTCGACCTGCTCGGCCTCGGGATGCTCTCGGCGCTGCACTACGCGATCGACCTCGTAGCCGAGCACAAGGGGATCACCGTCGACTTGGCGCGTATCGACCTGACCGAGGCCGCGGTCTACGACATGCTGTGCCGCGCCGACTCGGTCGGGGTGTTCCAGGTGGAGTCGCGCGCCCAGATGGCGACGCTGCCGCGGTTGAAGCCGCGCACCTTCTTCGACCTGGTCGTCGAGGTCGCCCTGATCCGTCCGGGGCCGATCCAGGGTGGCTCGGTGCACCCGTACATCCGACGGCGCAACGGTCTGGAGCCGGTGCGCTACGACCATCCGGCGCTGGAGCGCTCCCTGGCCCGGACGCTGGGCGTACCGCTGTTCCAGGAGCAGCTCATGCAGATGGCCGTCGACGTCGCCGGGTTCAGCGCGGCCGAGGCCGACCAGCTGCGCCGGGCGATGGGCTCCAAGCGGTCCCCGGAGAAGATGGCCGCGCTGCGGCAGCGCTTCTTCGACGGGATGGAACGGTTGCACGGGATCACCGGCGAAGCGGCGGAACGGATCTACGAGAAGATGGCCGCCTTCGCCAATTTCGGCTTTCCGGAAAGCCATTCGCAGAGCTTTGCGTCGTTGGTGTTCTATTCGGCCTGGTTCAAGCTGCACCACCCGGCCGCCTTCTGTGCGGCCCTGCTGCGCGCGCAGCCGATGGGGTTTTACTCGCCGCAGTCGCTGGTGGCCGACGCCCGGCGCCACGGCGTCGAGGTTCACCGGCCCGATCTGAACGCGTCCTTGCCGGACGCCACCCTGGAGGCGTCCGGGACACAGGTGCGGCTGGGACTGGCCGGGGTGCGCAGCATCGGCGACGAGGCGGCGCAGCGGATCGTCGCCGAACGGTCGGCGCACGGACCGTTCGCCGACTTCGACGATGCGGCCGGGCGCGTCGAACTGACCCAGGCGCAGTGGGAGGCGCTGGCGACCGCGGGTGCGCTGGACTCGTTCGGGATGAGTCGACGGCAGGCACTGTGGGCGGCGGGGGAGGCGTCGCGGCGCCGACGCGACCACCTGCCGCTGCGCGCGGGATCCCCGGCCCCGGAACTCCCCGGGTTGTCGACGGTGGAGTTGGCCGCCGCCGACGCCTGGGCGACCGGCATCACCCCGACGAGCTACCCGACGCAGTACCTGCGCCCGCGGTTGCAGGCACTCGGGGTGGTGCCGGCCGACCAACTGCTCGCCGTCGACGACGGGGCGCGCGTGCTGGTCGCCGGGGCGGTGACGCACCGACAGCGGCCGGCCACCGCGTCGGGCGTCACCTTCATCAACCTCGAAGACGAGACCGGGATGGTCAACGTCGTCTGCTCGGTGGGCCTGTGGCGCAAGTACCGCGAGTTGGCCCACACCGCAACGGCTCTGGTGATCCGCGGCAAGGTGCAGAACGCCGAGGGCGCCGTCACCGTGGTCGCGGACCGGATGCAGAAGCTGGACCTGCGGATCGGCACCCGGTCGCGCGACTGGTGTTAG
- a CDS encoding bifunctional o-acetylhomoserine/o-acetylserine sulfhydrylase has product MSQTPDDPTAAWSFETKQVHAGQGVDSATNARALPIYQTTSFVFDNTTHAANLFGLAEPGNIYTRIMNPTQDVVEQRLAALEGGVAALLLASGQAAETYAIQNIVEQGGHVVSSPRLYGGTYNLFHYTLPKFGIEVSFVENPDDPESWQAAVRPNTRAFFGETISNPKTEILDIEAVAEVAHRNGVPLIVDNTVATPYLLNPLKHGADIVVHSTTKWIGGHGTTIGGVLIDGGNFDWRVQRDGQDLFPGFTQPDPSYNGVVFADLGAPAYALKARVQLLRDTGAAASPFNAFLTAQGIETLSLRVERHVENTKKVADFLTKHPQVETVYYSGLDSSPYAELAKKLLPKGTGSVISFELAGGVEAGKKFVDALTLHSHVANIGDVRSLVIHPASTTHSQLSGEEQLSAGVTPGLVRLSVGIEGIDDILADLEQGFAAAKS; this is encoded by the coding sequence ATGTCGCAAACCCCCGACGATCCCACCGCAGCCTGGAGCTTCGAAACCAAGCAGGTCCACGCAGGTCAGGGTGTTGATTCGGCCACAAACGCTCGGGCGTTGCCGATCTACCAGACCACGTCGTTCGTCTTCGACAACACCACGCACGCGGCCAACCTCTTCGGCCTCGCCGAGCCGGGCAACATCTACACCCGGATCATGAACCCGACGCAGGACGTCGTCGAGCAGCGCCTCGCGGCCCTCGAGGGCGGCGTCGCGGCACTGCTGCTGGCCTCCGGTCAGGCCGCCGAGACCTACGCGATCCAGAACATCGTCGAGCAGGGCGGCCACGTCGTTTCCAGCCCGCGCCTCTACGGCGGTACCTACAACCTCTTCCACTACACCCTGCCGAAGTTCGGCATCGAGGTGTCGTTCGTCGAGAACCCCGACGACCCTGAGTCCTGGCAGGCCGCGGTCCGCCCGAACACGCGCGCCTTCTTCGGCGAGACCATCTCCAACCCGAAGACCGAGATCCTCGACATCGAGGCCGTTGCCGAGGTCGCACACCGCAACGGTGTGCCGCTCATCGTCGACAACACCGTCGCGACACCGTACCTGCTCAACCCGCTCAAGCACGGCGCCGACATCGTCGTGCACTCCACCACCAAGTGGATCGGCGGACACGGCACCACCATCGGCGGCGTCTTGATCGACGGCGGCAACTTCGACTGGCGCGTCCAGCGCGACGGCCAGGACCTGTTCCCCGGCTTCACCCAGCCGGACCCGAGCTACAACGGCGTCGTGTTCGCCGACCTCGGCGCCCCCGCGTACGCGCTGAAGGCCCGCGTCCAGCTGCTGCGCGACACCGGTGCCGCGGCCTCGCCGTTCAACGCCTTCCTCACCGCCCAGGGCATCGAGACGCTGAGCCTGCGCGTCGAGCGGCACGTCGAGAACACGAAGAAGGTCGCCGACTTCCTCACCAAGCACCCGCAGGTGGAGACGGTGTACTACTCGGGACTCGATTCCTCGCCGTACGCCGAGTTGGCCAAGAAGCTGCTCCCCAAGGGCACCGGCTCGGTCATCAGCTTCGAGTTGGCCGGCGGCGTCGAAGCGGGTAAGAAGTTTGTCGACGCCCTGACCCTGCACAGCCATGTCGCCAACATCGGCGACGTCCGCTCGCTGGTCATCCACCCGGCGTCGACCACGCACAGCCAACTCTCCGGCGAGGAACAGCTCAGCGCCGGCGTCACCCCGGGCCTGGTCCGGCTGTCGGTGGGCATCGAGGGGATCGACGACATCCTCGCCGACCTGGAGCAGGGCTTCGCGGCGGCGAAGAGCTAG
- a CDS encoding RtcB family protein: MNTAFPVPLTGATASTLLWADETSIEAAALDQLRRVSRLPWVHGVRVMPDVHVGKGATVGSVIAMREAVCPAAVGVDIGCGMAAVKTDVTAADLPDDLSGMRSAIEAKVPVGRHGHDSPVNPDRLQAGGGWESFWRRFGDLHRGVRQLDGRAQKQMGSLGGGNHFIEICLDDDGAVWIMLHSGSRNIGKTLADRHMSVAAKLPHNADLPDPDLAVFVAGTPEMDAYRRDLEWAQEYAARNRRVMLALVSAAFRGSFGGRQVRFDEPISCHHNYVATEQIGGVELLVTRKGAIRAGDGDLGLIPGSMGTGSYVVRGLGSEQSFYSASHGAGRRMSRSKARRTFTADDLVAQTAGVESRKDLGVVDEIPAAYKDIDSVIAAQTDLVEVVAHLRQVVCVKG; this comes from the coding sequence ATGAACACCGCATTCCCCGTACCCCTGACCGGCGCCACCGCGTCGACGCTGCTGTGGGCCGACGAGACCTCCATCGAGGCCGCCGCGCTCGACCAGCTGCGCCGGGTGTCGCGTCTGCCGTGGGTGCACGGGGTCCGCGTCATGCCCGACGTCCACGTCGGCAAGGGCGCCACCGTCGGATCGGTCATCGCCATGCGCGAAGCAGTCTGTCCGGCCGCCGTCGGAGTCGACATCGGTTGCGGCATGGCCGCGGTGAAGACCGACGTGACCGCTGCCGACCTGCCCGACGACCTGTCCGGCATGCGCAGTGCGATCGAGGCGAAGGTGCCCGTCGGACGCCACGGCCACGACTCCCCGGTCAACCCGGACCGCCTGCAGGCGGGCGGCGGCTGGGAGTCGTTCTGGCGTCGCTTCGGCGATCTGCACCGCGGGGTGCGCCAGCTCGACGGCCGTGCGCAGAAGCAGATGGGTTCACTCGGCGGCGGCAACCACTTCATCGAGATCTGCCTCGACGACGACGGCGCCGTGTGGATCATGCTGCATTCCGGCTCGCGCAACATCGGCAAGACGCTGGCCGACCGCCACATGTCGGTGGCGGCGAAATTGCCGCACAACGCCGATCTGCCCGACCCCGATCTCGCCGTGTTCGTCGCCGGGACACCGGAGATGGACGCCTACCGGCGCGACCTCGAGTGGGCCCAGGAGTACGCGGCGCGCAACCGCCGCGTGATGCTCGCCCTGGTGTCCGCCGCGTTCCGGGGGAGCTTCGGGGGCCGCCAGGTGCGGTTCGACGAGCCGATCAGCTGCCACCACAACTACGTGGCGACCGAGCAGATCGGCGGCGTCGAGCTGCTGGTCACCCGTAAGGGCGCGATCCGCGCGGGTGACGGCGACCTCGGCCTGATCCCCGGATCGATGGGCACCGGTTCCTACGTCGTGCGCGGCCTGGGATCGGAGCAGTCCTTCTACTCCGCGTCGCACGGTGCGGGGCGTCGGATGAGCCGGTCCAAGGCGCGTCGGACGTTCACCGCCGACGACCTGGTGGCACAGACCGCCGGCGTCGAGTCCCGCAAGGACCTCGGCGTGGTCGACGAGATCCCGGCGGCCTACAAGGACATCGACTCGGTGATCGCGGCGCAGACCGACCTCGTCGAGGTGGTCGCTCATCTGCGCCAGGTGGTCTGCGTCAAGGGCTAG
- a CDS encoding cutinase family protein: MRERRGRRLTALTIAAIASGLALCASLLVPSGGAHAAECSASGAVIMVPGTNDRENNSMTALVTGDKYKDYDQVRVGYSTNLWPLGGVGYDKDAQLGKTATIEAVKEYRSKCGEDAKVTIIGYSQGARIAGDALSDIGNGRADGVSAENVEGVLYSDPRQEGISGFFGRGIELSFLGVIPGITMSGSREGGFGVLNDHVTSLCSQGDGICYLADPLKDPLGALDSLVGYALKHGDYPLKGWMADESWAVDGAQPSGAEGQTVCEQAANNGGTVCIVQRVSSVTLAIREIAKLVGMEDPSAIPDVYGKVGNVLNLNNVLPGATISDLQPIFDIINGALPQLPYVTYNVGGYLPDILTAGELIGGVVTIATGGNSTQLRNAVNAIGRSAISLMLIPVNATVYWGNKLGLDLPTQTLGLGFVPGEDLSNYPTLWPDGWDGFTPYQPPGNGQSATLLAGVQAAQQGIGQQVVGQQGVGQQGFAQRSVVVPQTAGSTNTPAQQNSPAQQNTPAQRFGQWDYRHQQPQSPPSSAQIPPWQTPTGQTPAGQTPPRQDKGGGGEAPWSGAPDSDGGAGAGGRGGFGSRFGSPSARQGGAGFGTAPAPRASSSPAG; this comes from the coding sequence GTGCGGGAGCGTCGCGGACGGAGACTCACGGCGCTCACGATTGCCGCAATCGCCTCGGGTCTGGCGCTGTGCGCGTCGCTGCTGGTCCCGTCGGGCGGGGCCCATGCCGCCGAGTGCTCGGCGTCGGGGGCAGTGATCATGGTCCCGGGCACCAACGACCGCGAGAACAACTCGATGACCGCGTTGGTGACCGGCGACAAGTACAAGGACTACGACCAGGTGCGCGTCGGCTATTCCACCAATCTCTGGCCCCTCGGCGGCGTGGGGTACGACAAGGACGCCCAGCTGGGCAAAACGGCGACGATCGAAGCGGTCAAGGAATATCGCAGCAAGTGCGGCGAGGACGCCAAGGTCACGATCATCGGGTATTCGCAGGGGGCCCGGATCGCCGGCGACGCGCTGTCGGACATCGGGAACGGCCGGGCCGACGGGGTGTCCGCGGAGAATGTCGAGGGCGTGCTGTACTCCGACCCGCGGCAGGAGGGCATCAGCGGATTCTTCGGCCGCGGCATCGAACTCAGTTTTCTCGGGGTGATCCCCGGCATCACGATGTCCGGCTCGCGCGAGGGTGGCTTCGGCGTGCTGAACGACCACGTGACATCGCTGTGCAGCCAGGGGGATGGGATTTGCTATCTGGCCGATCCGCTCAAGGACCCCCTCGGCGCACTCGACTCACTGGTCGGTTACGCGCTCAAGCACGGCGACTATCCCCTCAAGGGGTGGATGGCCGACGAGTCGTGGGCCGTCGACGGTGCCCAGCCCTCGGGGGCCGAAGGCCAGACCGTCTGCGAGCAGGCGGCCAACAACGGCGGCACGGTGTGCATCGTCCAGCGCGTGTCGTCGGTGACCCTGGCGATCCGAGAGATCGCGAAGCTCGTGGGGATGGAGGATCCGTCGGCGATCCCCGACGTTTATGGGAAGGTCGGCAACGTCCTCAACCTCAACAACGTCCTTCCCGGCGCGACCATCTCCGATCTCCAGCCGATCTTCGACATCATCAACGGCGCACTCCCGCAGCTGCCGTACGTCACCTATAACGTCGGCGGCTACCTCCCCGACATCCTCACCGCCGGCGAACTGATCGGCGGGGTCGTCACCATTGCCACCGGCGGCAATTCGACGCAATTGCGCAATGCGGTGAATGCGATCGGGCGCAGCGCCATCAGCCTGATGCTGATCCCCGTCAATGCGACGGTGTACTGGGGCAACAAGCTCGGCCTGGATCTGCCGACGCAGACCCTCGGCCTCGGATTCGTGCCGGGGGAGGATCTGAGCAACTATCCGACCCTGTGGCCGGACGGATGGGATGGGTTCACGCCGTACCAACCGCCGGGGAATGGTCAGTCCGCCACGCTGCTTGCGGGCGTCCAGGCGGCGCAGCAGGGGATTGGGCAACAGGTGGTTGGGCAACAGGGGGTTGGGCAACAGGGCTTCGCGCAGCGAAGTGTTGTCGTGCCGCAGACCGCGGGAAGCACGAATACGCCTGCGCAGCAGAACTCACCTGCGCAGCAAAACACGCCCGCGCAGCGGTTCGGGCAATGGGATTACCGCCACCAGCAGCCGCAGTCTCCGCCCTCGTCGGCGCAGATCCCACCGTGGCAGACCCCAACAGGGCAGACCCCAGCAGGGCAGACCCCACCGCGGCAGGACAAAGGCGGTGGCGGGGAAGCCCCGTGGTCGGGTGCGCCGGACTCCGACGGCGGTGCCGGGGCGGGCGGTCGCGGCGGTTTCGGCTCGCGCTTTGGGTCACCGTCGGCGCGTCAGGGTGGTGCCGGATTCGGTACGGCTCCCGCGCCGCGGGCCTCGTCGAGCCCGGCGGGTTAA
- a CDS encoding tRNA (cytidine(34)-2'-O)-methyltransferase: MFRILFVQPCIPPNTGNAIRLAANTGSELHLVEPLGFDLSDAQVKRAGLDYHEMAHVTVHRDLDAAWEALDPTTVYAFTAHASRFYTDVAYSPGDVLMFGPEPTGLSDEMLADPHVTDRLRIPMLPERRSHNLANSATLAVYEAWRQHGFDGAV; the protein is encoded by the coding sequence GTGTTCCGCATCCTGTTCGTCCAGCCGTGCATCCCACCCAACACCGGCAACGCCATCCGCCTGGCCGCCAATACCGGATCCGAGCTGCACCTCGTCGAACCGCTCGGGTTCGACCTGAGCGATGCGCAGGTCAAACGCGCTGGCCTGGACTATCACGAGATGGCGCACGTGACCGTCCACCGCGACCTCGACGCCGCCTGGGAGGCGTTGGACCCGACGACGGTGTACGCGTTCACCGCCCACGCCTCGCGCTTCTACACCGATGTGGCCTACTCCCCCGGTGACGTGTTGATGTTCGGCCCGGAGCCGACGGGTCTCTCCGACGAGATGCTCGCCGACCCGCATGTTACCGACCGGCTGCGCATCCCGATGCTCCCCGAGCGCCGATCGCACAACCTGGCCAACTCGGCGACCCTCGCGGTCTACGAGGCCTGGCGCCAACACGGGTTCGACGGGGCGGTCTAG
- the metX gene encoding homoserine O-acetyltransferase MetX: protein MLHSRRPVAEPVSATASAAAPVWAQTPDGSLHQVPVGDIALDNGETIPDVTMAFSRWGQPNAARDNIVLVLHALTADTYITGPADDHHPAAGWWDGLIGPGAALDTDEWCVIAANVLGGCNGSTGPSSPAADGKPWGSRFPQITVLDQVRAEAALLDEIGVTSIAAAVGGSMGGARALEWAVTYPERTRAALVLAVGARATADQIGTQATQIAAIKADPAWQGGDYHGTGITPTTGMGVARRIAHLTYRHELELDNRFANSPQGQEDPLHHGRYAVQSYLDHQADKIVARFDPASYVALTEVLSNHDVGRNRGGVRAALAACQTPVIVGGIDTDRLYPLRLQEELAQFLGNCVGGLRVVESVYGHDAFLIEFDAIADLLRQTVALAR from the coding sequence ATCCTGCACAGCCGCCGACCCGTCGCGGAACCCGTTTCCGCGACGGCGTCGGCGGCTGCGCCGGTCTGGGCGCAGACCCCCGACGGCTCGCTGCACCAGGTTCCCGTCGGAGACATCGCCCTCGACAACGGGGAGACCATCCCCGACGTCACGATGGCGTTCTCGCGCTGGGGACAGCCCAACGCGGCCCGGGACAACATCGTCCTGGTCCTCCACGCACTGACGGCCGACACCTACATCACCGGCCCGGCCGACGACCACCACCCGGCTGCCGGATGGTGGGACGGCCTGATCGGCCCCGGCGCCGCCCTGGACACCGACGAGTGGTGCGTGATCGCGGCCAACGTCCTCGGCGGTTGCAACGGGTCCACCGGCCCGTCGTCGCCGGCCGCCGACGGCAAGCCGTGGGGCTCGCGCTTCCCGCAGATCACCGTGCTGGACCAGGTCCGCGCCGAAGCCGCACTCCTCGACGAGATCGGCGTGACCTCGATCGCCGCCGCCGTCGGCGGATCGATGGGCGGGGCCCGCGCGCTGGAGTGGGCGGTCACCTACCCCGAGCGCACCCGCGCGGCACTCGTCCTCGCCGTCGGCGCCCGCGCCACCGCCGATCAGATCGGCACACAGGCCACCCAGATCGCCGCAATCAAGGCCGACCCCGCCTGGCAGGGCGGCGACTACCACGGCACCGGCATCACGCCGACGACCGGCATGGGCGTCGCCCGTCGGATCGCCCACCTGACCTACCGGCACGAGCTCGAACTCGACAACCGGTTCGCGAATTCGCCTCAGGGACAAGAAGATCCGCTGCACCACGGTCGCTACGCCGTGCAGAGCTACCTCGACCACCAGGCCGACAAGATCGTCGCCCGCTTCGACCCCGCCTCCTACGTGGCGCTGACCGAGGTGCTGAGCAACCACGACGTGGGGCGCAACCGCGGCGGTGTCCGCGCCGCATTGGCCGCCTGCCAGACCCCGGTCATCGTCGGCGGTATCGACACCGACCGGCTCTACCCGCTGCGACTGCAGGAGGAGTTGGCGCAATTCCTCGGCAACTGCGTCGGCGGGCTACGCGTCGTCGAATCCGTCTACGGCCACGACGCCTTCCTCATCGAGTTCGACGCGATCGCCGATCTCCTGCGCCAGACGGTCGCACTCGCCCGCTGA
- a CDS encoding DUF3017 domain-containing protein — MTGPDGEAEHDVTQHNVTQRNVTRRVDPATSVLVPEVADLPTNLERAQTLRRARVRRWYVMQIPFFLVLGGMTVAGILVFVDRWRRGAFLFGGSLAFGAVLRALLPASRAGLLQVRGRAFDVAALTTLATVVLWMAITIDPLGTR; from the coding sequence GTGACCGGACCCGACGGCGAGGCCGAACACGACGTCACCCAGCACAACGTGACGCAGCGCAATGTGACGCGACGCGTCGACCCGGCCACCTCGGTCCTGGTGCCCGAGGTGGCGGACCTCCCGACGAATCTCGAGCGTGCGCAGACCCTGCGGCGCGCGCGGGTGCGCCGCTGGTACGTCATGCAGATCCCGTTCTTCCTGGTGCTGGGCGGCATGACGGTCGCGGGCATCCTGGTGTTCGTCGACCGCTGGCGCCGCGGCGCGTTCTTGTTCGGCGGGTCGTTGGCCTTCGGGGCGGTGCTGCGGGCGCTGCTGCCGGCGAGTCGGGCGGGGCTGCTCCAGGTGCGCGGCCGCGCCTTCGACGTGGCGGCGCTGACGACCCTGGCCACCGTCGTGCTGTGGATGGCGATCACCATCGACCCGTTGGGGACGCGCTGA